TCTCAATTCAATTTAAAATATATCATAACTGAAAAATTTTTGCAAGTAGTTTTTAGATAAACTCTTTTAAAATTTTTTCAAATATCTCCAAAGGGTTTTTTGTTTTTTTATATAGTGGAAGCCCTTCCAGTTGAGGCAGAGATTCTTCATAGGTTTTTCTTTCCTTTTTATATATAACTCCGATAGGAATTTTGTCTCCCCATTCTAAGGCTTTTTCAAAGGCCTTGTTAATGTCAGAGGGATCATAATCTTCAGGAAGTTTATATATCCTTTCTCTATACCAGGAAAAGGTATTTATTTTGTTGAAAGTAACACAAGGTTGAAGTATGTCAAGAAGAGCAAAGCCTTTGTGGGTTATAGCAAGTTTCATCATTTCCACAAGATGATCAGGATCTCCTGAAAAAGATCGAGCTACAAAAGAAGCTCCACTTGCTATGGCAAGAGCTATAGGATTCAATGGAGGATATATTACCCCAAAGGGTTGAACTTTGGTCTTCATCCCCATATCACTGGTAGGAGATGCTTGTCCCTTTGTAAGACCATAAATTTGATTATTGTGTACAAAGACCTTTATATTAACGTTTCTTCGAGCATTGTGAATTAGATGATTTCCTCCTTCGCCATAAGTGTTGCCATCTCCTGCTTCACAAATAACAATAAGATCTTTATTAGCAATTTTTGCTCCTACTGCTACAGGAATATCTCTTCCATGGAGTCCATTAAAAAGATTACACCTAAAATAATGGGGAGCCTTAGCTGCCTGGCCAATTCCTGATACCATTAAAACTCTATATGCGGGTATCATAAGTTCTACTAAGGTTCTCTTTATGCAATTCAAAATAGACCAGTTTCCACATCCAGGACACCAAGCAGGAACTTGATTATTATCAAAATCTTCTATTCTCATTTCCATAAATTTTCTACCTCCTTAATGATTTCATCTACATAAAAAGGTTTCCCATCGTACTTTGTTATAAATTTTTCTACCTTGATAAAGGCTTCTTTTCTAATAAGACTTGCAAACTGTCCTTGATAGTTTTGTTCTATGGTATAAAGTTTTTTATCTTTAAATTTTTCTAAAGTCTTTGTAGGAAGGGGATATATATCGGAAAAATGTAAATGCCCAATTTTATATCCTTTACTAATCAGTTTCTCCACAGCCTCCTTAATAACACCATAGGTGGATCCCCATCCTATAAAAACTACCTCTGGATCTTCAGATCCAAAATAAACAGGCTCTTCCATCTCTTGAGAAAGAGGAATTATTTTTTTCATCCTTTTTTCTACCATTCTTTTTCTAATTTCTAAATCCTCTGTTATATGGCCTTCCTCGTCATGCTCGTCGCTATCGGTAATAACAAGAGCTTCCGATTCTCCAGGTATAGCAAAGGGGGAAATACCATTATCAGTTATTTTGTGCCTCAAATAGTTTGAATCTGCCTTAATTCGATAGGATCCAATTTGGAAAGAGGGAATTAACTCATCTATTACCGCTTTGGAATCTATGAGATATTGATCTGTTAATATAATAGAAGGTATTTGGTACTTTTCTGCTATTTCAAAAGCTTTGATAGTTTTATAAAAAGCATCTTTTTGGTCTCTTGGAGCGGTAATATATCTTGGAAACTCTCCATGTCCTGCGTGAATAACAAAATTTAAGTCTCCTTGTTCTGTTCTTGTGGGAAGTCCTGTGGCAGGACCTGGTCTTTGTCCCAGATGAATAACAACTGGATTTTCTGTCATTCCAGAAAGACTTAAACCTTCTACCATAAGAGCAAAACCGCCCCCTGATGTAGTAACCATAGATCTTGCACCAGCAAAGAAGGCACCAATTGCCATATTTATGGCGGATATTTCATCTTCTGCTTGTTCTACAACTATATCAAAATCCAACTCGTGTTCTGCTAAGAAATTCATGACAGCAGTTCCTGGAGTCATGGGATAAGAAGCAAGAAATTTACATCCAGCAACTATAGCTCCAAAACCTACTGCTTCTCCACCACTCATAAAAATTCTTGAGAATCTTTCTTTTTTAGGAAAATCCTTACATTTTTTCCCTGAATTGATGGAAAAATCATATCCTGCTAACAGGGCTTTCGTATTTTTCTCTACATCTTCAGGTTTGAAATATTCTGATATGATTTTTATCATTTCTTCCTTATCTCCATTGGTAAGTCCCAGTAAAACTCCACAAACTACTGTGTTTTCCACTATTTTACTTTTTGCTACATCAAGGGCAATCTTTCTCAAGGGGACTTTAAAAATACTATCTATTTGGGGAATATCTTTCATTTCTTCGTCGCATATAATATGTCCTTCTCTCTTTACTTCCTTGTTATGCAAAGTAATAGTTTCATGATTTAAAGCTATAAGTATATCCAATGAAGGATTATCTATTCCCAAAATAGGTTTATCAGAAATTCTTATTAAGCTAAAATTATGGCCACCTCTAATCCTTGATTGATAGCTTTCTACAGTATACACATAATATCCAATGCGGTAGAAATATTTAGAAAGAATATAAGAAATTGTTTGAATACCTTGTCCTGCTTCCCCTCCAATTAGGATCTTGCATTCCAATTTTTTCGCCTCCCTTATAAGTTTTAATTATTACTATTATAACTTTAATCTTTTTTATTTACAAACTAAGCTTAAATAAATTATAATCTATTTATATACATGTTTTTTGCACAATATTAAATGGAGGTAAAAGATGTATAAGGTAGGAATAATAAGAACAAAAGAAGATATTCATAAATCTGTAGGAGAAGCTTTGGATCTTATTGGAGGCATAGAAAGATTTGTGAAAAGGGGAGATGTAGTTTTAATAAAGCCCAATGCCTTCATTAGTAGAGAGGAAAAAGGATTTGTCTCAGATACAAGAGTTGTTCTTTCCTTAGCAAAATTATGTAAAGAACAGGGAGCAAAAGAGGTTTATATAGGAGAGAGAACCCCCACAGTTTTTAAGTGGTATTCCCAGGAAAAGATTGATTTCGCTAAAGTTCTGTGTTTTGATGATGGTCCCTATAATTTAAAAATTATTCCTGAGGCAAGGGTTATTAAAACTGCAGTACCTATTCCTAAAATTATTGAGGAATGTGATGTTTTTATAAATGTTCCTGGATTAAGATTTCATGCTCTTTCTCTTCTTTCTAATGGGATGAAAAACATGATGGGAATAATGCCTAAGGAAACTACTCATATTATTCATATTTCTGGATTAGAGGATGCTATTGTAGATTTAAATAAATTTAGAAAAAGCGATCTTATCCTTTCCACTGCTATTCACACATTAGTTGGAAATTTTCCTGTAGGAGGGTATGGAATTGATAGTAATACTTTAATTGTGGGCGATAATGTGGTAGCAGTTGATTCAGTATGTGCTAAGATTTTGAAACTCGAGCCTACTGAGATAAGACATTTGACTTTAGCCAATAAGATAGGACTTGGTCCCATTGATTTACAAGAAATAGAAATTTTAGGAGAGTCAATAGAATCCTTAGAGTGGAGAGAAAAAATTGAAAAGCCAGTGGTTGATTATACACCATACAGAGAAAGAATAAATATAATTGATCCTTCAAGTTCTTGTCTTTGCTGTAAAAGGGCACTTGCTTGTGGAATTTCTGATATCTTTGAAGAAAATAAAGATTTAGATCTTAAATATATTACTATAGCAGTAGGTCCTATAGAAGATTTAGATAAATACAAAATTACAGAAAAAGTTATTTTATTTGGTAACTGTACTTACCCTTATAGGGATAAGGGGTTATATGTCCAAGGATGTCCTCCAAGAGCAAATATGGCAAAGCAAGCAGTGAAAGAGCTTATAAATAAATAATTTTTCCTTCATCAGCAGATTGACGTGCCCATAATGCAATTTCTGTAATGTAAAAGGAATCCTCGGCGCTTATCATACATTTTCCTTCCCCTCTTATTTCTTTTATAAAATCTAAGAATATATTTCCTTCAGGAAGGAGGGGTAATTCTTCCCCTCCATATTCTTTATTTATAAGAAAAACTTTATTCCATATAACCTCAATTACTCCCTCAGTTCCAACTATTCTAAGACGATCATCATCATGGGATAACGCAGATTCAGGACGAAGATAATCAATACTTAGGGAAGCAAAAACCTCATCCTCTAGAGTAAATTGACAGAGAGCTGTTGTTTCTAAATCCCCATGATCTTTATTATATTTCTTAGAATGAACTGCATATACTGACTTAAATTTTTTTCCAGTAAACCAATAAATCCAATCTATAGCGTGAATTCCTACCCACGGGATAGTCCCTCCAAAAGACTCTCTTTTTTTATAAAATTCATCCCGTTTACCTAGTTTATAGGATTTTTGAGTGTTTATTAAACGAACTTCTCCTACTGCTCCCTCTTTAACCCTTTTCCA
This genomic interval from Dictyoglomus sp. contains the following:
- a CDS encoding Gfo/Idh/MocA family oxidoreductase, which codes for MRICIIGSSGHINYVIEGVKKDKECKIIGVAPGSKEEKIDKVLNMIDNKEEVQIFDNYIEMLDKLHPDIAVSACHFGNLAKVNMEALKRGINVFSEKPVATTFEDLEKLKEIYKSSKRHFCAMFGIRYKPWFLTAWKRVKEGAVGEVRLINTQKSYKLGKRDEFYKKRESFGGTIPWVGIHAIDWIYWFTGKKFKSVYAVHSKKYNKDHGDLETTALCQFTLEDEVFASLSIDYLRPESALSHDDDRLRIVGTEGVIEVIWNKVFLINKEYGGEELPLLPEGNIFLDFIKEIRGEGKCMISAEDSFYITEIALWARQSADEGKIIYL
- a CDS encoding DUF362 domain-containing protein, which produces MYKVGIIRTKEDIHKSVGEALDLIGGIERFVKRGDVVLIKPNAFISREEKGFVSDTRVVLSLAKLCKEQGAKEVYIGERTPTVFKWYSQEKIDFAKVLCFDDGPYNLKIIPEARVIKTAVPIPKIIEECDVFINVPGLRFHALSLLSNGMKNMMGIMPKETTHIIHISGLEDAIVDLNKFRKSDLILSTAIHTLVGNFPVGGYGIDSNTLIVGDNVVAVDSVCAKILKLEPTEIRHLTLANKIGLGPIDLQEIEILGESIESLEWREKIEKPVVDYTPYRERINIIDPSSSCLCCKRALACGISDIFEENKDLDLKYITIAVGPIEDLDKYKITEKVILFGNCTYPYRDKGLYVQGCPPRANMAKQAVKELINK
- a CDS encoding 2-oxoacid:acceptor oxidoreductase subunit alpha, with translation MECKILIGGEAGQGIQTISYILSKYFYRIGYYVYTVESYQSRIRGGHNFSLIRISDKPILGIDNPSLDILIALNHETITLHNKEVKREGHIICDEEMKDIPQIDSIFKVPLRKIALDVAKSKIVENTVVCGVLLGLTNGDKEEMIKIISEYFKPEDVEKNTKALLAGYDFSINSGKKCKDFPKKERFSRIFMSGGEAVGFGAIVAGCKFLASYPMTPGTAVMNFLAEHELDFDIVVEQAEDEISAINMAIGAFFAGARSMVTTSGGGFALMVEGLSLSGMTENPVVIHLGQRPGPATGLPTRTEQGDLNFVIHAGHGEFPRYITAPRDQKDAFYKTIKAFEIAEKYQIPSIILTDQYLIDSKAVIDELIPSFQIGSYRIKADSNYLRHKITDNGISPFAIPGESEALVITDSDEHDEEGHITEDLEIRKRMVEKRMKKIIPLSQEMEEPVYFGSEDPEVVFIGWGSTYGVIKEAVEKLISKGYKIGHLHFSDIYPLPTKTLEKFKDKKLYTIEQNYQGQFASLIRKEAFIKVEKFITKYDGKPFYVDEIIKEVENLWK
- a CDS encoding 2-oxoacid:ferredoxin oxidoreductase subunit beta, translated to MEMRIEDFDNNQVPAWCPGCGNWSILNCIKRTLVELMIPAYRVLMVSGIGQAAKAPHYFRCNLFNGLHGRDIPVAVGAKIANKDLIVICEAGDGNTYGEGGNHLIHNARRNVNIKVFVHNNQIYGLTKGQASPTSDMGMKTKVQPFGVIYPPLNPIALAIASGASFVARSFSGDPDHLVEMMKLAITHKGFALLDILQPCVTFNKINTFSWYRERIYKLPEDYDPSDINKAFEKALEWGDKIPIGVIYKKERKTYEESLPQLEGLPLYKKTKNPLEIFEKILKEFI